Within the Salinibacterium sp. TMP30 genome, the region TGACTCCACGAGGGCACCTGCGAGGGTCAGTCGCTGGTCTTCGTGGTAGAACGAATCGCTGATCACACCGCCACCGTTAGCAAGCTCGAGCGCGTATGGCGACACGACCTGCGTGCGCTGGTTGGCGCTGCCTGAATCGATCAGTGATGCCGCGGTCAGCGCTTTCACGGTCGAGCCGGGCTCGTATGGGGTGCTAAAGGCCCGGGAACCAAGGTCGCTGACGTCAGAAAGATTGACATTGTTCGGGTCGACTGTTGGCCAGTCACTGACGGCAAGGAGGTGTCCGTCACTCACGCGCATGACTACCCCGGTCGCCCACGTGGCTCCCAGCGCCTCCGCAGTCTGCGCCATGCGCTGCTGCACATAGAACTGAAGGTCGCGGTCAATCGTGAGCTTGAGAGTACCGCCGTCCTTTTGCTGAAGAATGTCAACGGAACTACCTGGCAGAGCAACACCATCTTCACCGCGGGCATAACTCGCTTCGCCGTCCTGACTTGCCAAGCACTCGTCGTGAGTCAGTTCGAGGCCTGCCTGTGGGCCGTCGGTGCCGATGAAGCCCACAAGGTTGCCGGCGATTTCCCCATTGGGGTAGCTGCGCTCTGGCCGCAATTCGTAGTAAAGCCACGCAATGTCGAGCTTGGCAACGGCTTGATACTGCTCAAGGGTGATGCCCTGTGCTAAGTATTCGAAGTCTGACTCGGGATTCTCCAGAATCATGGTCAGAAGCGCCGTGGGGTCACCCCCGATGACAGCGGTGATCTTCGTGAGGTCTTCCAACACGACGACGGATGCATCCTTACGGAGCAGAGTTACGCGCGGCGATATGATGATATCGAAACGCTCAACGCTATCGGCGAGGACCGCTCCCCTCGTGTCAACGATGTCACCGCGAGTGCCATGCGTCACGCGAGTCAGAGTGCGCTTCGTGTCGGCTTCCGCCGTGAGGGCGTCAGCTTGAACAACTTGCAAGTCAATAAGTCGCACGACGAATACCGCGGTCAACGCCAGAACCGTAAACACAACGAAGGCGACCCTGGCACGTGTTGAGCGCGGCGTCATCAGTTCTCCCCTAGGTCAATCAGTACAATCATCGCGTCACTGGTGCGGGAATTGCGTTATTCGCTGCCTCTGGCGCGGCGGTCAACGGCGCGGCGCTCGATGGGGTTTCTGCGGAGGCCACGGTCGTGGCTGCGGCTGCGGCAGCCGTCGCTTTCGCGGCCTTTGCCGCTGCAGCGGTCTCTGCGCTGACCAACGGCATACCGGTCAGAAGCGTGTTTCCCACAAGCCCACACGTTCCGCCACAGCCGGTCGGATCCGCGCTGCCCGGAAGGCGAAAGACAGCGCCGTCAGCTAGGTTGAGCGAAAAGGGGGTGGCGTTGGGAACCATTCCGAAGCCAGCCGCCTGAGCCGCAAGATTCTGCGACGACGACTGGAGCGCCAGTGACTCAAGCAGGTTCTGCTCCGTGCGGTTCAAGAGCTTCTGCTGATCCTGCAGCGAATCGATCTGGTACGCGCCCTGCGTCACCACGATGCTGAGCAAGAGTTGCGCGGCGAGGATCACAAACATGCTGGCGACTGTGACTACCGCGTAGAGCGCCCGAGGGCGGGCCTTGCGCTGTGCGCGCGTCGTGACGATCTCGATGTGAGATGGGCGCTGTCGAGGGCTCTGCGGTGGCTGTGGCTGCGCATAAGCGAGGTTAGTGCTCATGAGATGACTCGCATTCGTTCAATTGCTCGCAGACGCACGGGCTTGGCTCGGGGATTGGTTCGCTGTTCTTCATCACTGGCCTGCTCGGAACCACGAACAAGTAGTTTGAGTTCCGGCCTGTGCTCGGGAAGCTCTACAGGCAGGCCGGCAGGTGCAGTGGAACGCGACCGACGCTGAAGTTCGCGCTTGACGATGCGATCTTCAAGCGATTGGTAGGCCAAAACGACCATTCGTCCGCCGAGGGCGAGCGAATTGATCGCCGCAGGAATTGCGCGCTCCAGCGCTGAAAGCTCTTGGTTGACCTCAATACGCAGGGCTTGGAACACTCGCTTTGCAGGATGCCCGGCCCGTTGCGCCGCCGCGGGGGTCGCCGCGATGATCAGCTCCACCAGTTGCGCCGAAGTAGTCAGAGGCTGTTGCTCACGAAACTGCACAATTCGACTGGCAAATCGCGGAGCCAACTTCTCGTCGCCGTAGGCATAAAAGATGCGACGAAGTTCGAGTTCGCTGTAGGTGGCGAGGATGTGCTCGGCAGTGACCGGAGTCGAGGCATCCATTCGCATGTCTAGCGGAGCGTCTTGTGAATAGGAGAAGCCGCGCTCAACACGGTCGAGTTGGAGCGATGAGACGCCAAGGTCGAAAAAGACCCCTTGGACGGCCTTGAATCCCAGCGAAGCGAGTGCCTTCGGAATCTCGTCGTAGACAGCATGAACAAAGTGCGTGCGGCTAGCGAAAGGCTCAAGCCGACGTCGAGCGATAGCAAGAGCGTCCTCGTCTCTATCAATCCCCACCAGTATGAGGTGAGGGAATCGCTGGAGGAATGCCTCCGCGTGGCCGGCCATACCGAGCGTGCCGTCAACGAGCACGGCTCCGGGAGCGTCGAGTGCTGGCGCAAGCAGTTCAATTGAACGCTCAAGGAGCACTGGGGTGTGGATGGTGTTGTCAGCCATGGTGTTGTGGGCTAGTTCTCGGATGCTGATCCCCATCCGATGCGACCTGATATCGGGGAAGAAAATCAGGGCGTTCGGCTGGGAGTCAGCGTCTAAGAGCTAGAAGAGTCCCGGAATCACCTCCTCAGTGGTGTTGACGAAGTCGGCCTCGGTGGCCTCGTAGTAGTTGTTCCAGGCCTCGGTGTCCCAGATTTCAGCACGGTTGCCCGCACCGATGACGGTGAGGTCGCGACCCAAGCCGGCGTACTCGCGTAACCCGGCAGGAATCGTGACCCGGTGTTGCTTGTCGGGCGTCTCTTGGTTTGCGCCAGAAAGAAACAGACGCAAAAAGTCGCGGCCCTGCTTGCTGGTTACGGGCGCTTTACGGATTGCTTCGTGCATCACCTCAAACTCGCGTTGGCTGAAGACATAAAGGCAACGCTCTTGGCCACGAGTAACGACGACGCCGGAAGCGAGTTCTTCACGGAACTTCGCGGGAAGGATGATGCGGCCCTTGTCGTCGAGCTTGGGGGCATAGGTGCCTAGAAACACGGCGCCCTCCCCTCATTCTCCGGCCCGGATTTAGGTAGTCTCCACTTTACTCCACTTTCAACCACATACCTAAGGTTATAGGGCAACAATATCGAAAAATGTCAGACAAAGCCGCTAAACATAAGGGCAGAATAGGTGGAGGGAAATCGAGCAGTTTCCCTACATCATCGCCAGTTGACCCCATTCAGGACACAAAAAAAGGACCAGCCCGAAGGCTGGTCCTTGAAAGTGGAGGGTGTGGGTCTTATTCGCGGCCGCCCTGGCGGCGATCCCAGCGGTCATTAATGGTGTCCATAAATGATGCTCCGCGCTTAGACGAGCGACGCGAAGATGTAGAAGGCACAGCTGTCTCGGCGTCAGAAGCCGAAAGTCGCGACGGTGCTACGAACAACAACACGCCCACGAACATCACGACGAAGCCAAGCACGCCAATGAGAGGCTGCTGGATGATGACGCCGGTGAGCAACGCGATTATTCCGGCGACTCCAACGAGAACGCCGATCACCATCATTCGATAATTGGGCTTGCCTCTGCGCGGGCTGACAGCGCTGACGAAATCAGCATCGTTTTGATAGAGACTGCGCTCCATCTCATCGAGGGCCCGCTGCTCTTGCTCCGAAAGCGGCATTCCGTTCCCCTCTCTTTGGGATCCACGGCTAGGCCTCCATAGTACGCCCCGTTTCAGTCGCTAGGCTAGACGAGTGCCTGAGAGTAACCAGTTAGTTGACCTTGTCCAGCTGAGAATAGATGAGTTCCTCGCCGAAAAGCGTGCGGAGCTCAACAGGATCGCGCCGGAACTAACGGCTCTCACCGACGTAGGCAGCTCACTTCTCTCGGGAGGTAAGCGTTTCCGTGCGCTGTTCTGCTACTGGGGCTGGCAGTCCGTGGCGGGCATTCCCTCCGACGAGAACCCCTTAGATGACGAAGCGGTGTCGCAAGAACTCCCCGGTGTG harbors:
- the rsmH gene encoding 16S rRNA (cytosine(1402)-N(4))-methyltransferase RsmH, giving the protein MADNTIHTPVLLERSIELLAPALDAPGAVLVDGTLGMAGHAEAFLQRFPHLILVGIDRDEDALAIARRRLEPFASRTHFVHAVYDEIPKALASLGFKAVQGVFFDLGVSSLQLDRVERGFSYSQDAPLDMRMDASTPVTAEHILATYSELELRRIFYAYGDEKLAPRFASRIVQFREQQPLTTSAQLVELIIAATPAAAQRAGHPAKRVFQALRIEVNQELSALERAIPAAINSLALGGRMVVLAYQSLEDRIVKRELQRRSRSTAPAGLPVELPEHRPELKLLVRGSEQASDEEQRTNPRAKPVRLRAIERMRVIS
- the mraZ gene encoding division/cell wall cluster transcriptional repressor MraZ: MFLGTYAPKLDDKGRIILPAKFREELASGVVVTRGQERCLYVFSQREFEVMHEAIRKAPVTSKQGRDFLRLFLSGANQETPDKQHRVTIPAGLREYAGLGRDLTVIGAGNRAEIWDTEAWNNYYEATEADFVNTTEEVIPGLF
- a CDS encoding DUF3040 domain-containing protein is translated as MPLSEQEQRALDEMERSLYQNDADFVSAVSPRRGKPNYRMMVIGVLVGVAGIIALLTGVIIQQPLIGVLGFVVMFVGVLLFVAPSRLSASDAETAVPSTSSRRSSKRGASFMDTINDRWDRRQGGRE
- a CDS encoding penicillin-binding protein 2 — protein: MTPRSTRARVAFVVFTVLALTAVFVVRLIDLQVVQADALTAEADTKRTLTRVTHGTRGDIVDTRGAVLADSVERFDIIISPRVTLLRKDASVVVLEDLTKITAVIGGDPTALLTMILENPESDFEYLAQGITLEQYQAVAKLDIAWLYYELRPERSYPNGEIAGNLVGFIGTDGPQAGLELTHDECLASQDGEASYARGEDGVALPGSSVDILQQKDGGTLKLTIDRDLQFYVQQRMAQTAEALGATWATGVVMRVSDGHLLAVSDWPTVDPNNVNLSDVSDLGSRAFSTPYEPGSTVKALTAASLIDSGSANQRTQVVSPYALELANGGGVISDSFYHEDQRLTLAGALVESSNTAIAQYTDLLKASARHDYLQAFGLGEKTGIDFNGESSGKLYEASEWDARTNYAVQFGQGLSTTSIQMASAYQALGNDGVRLPATLVEGCYWPDGSVTDTPSTEGTRVVSKEASEQTLQMMEMVYSSSGSAPNLQIPGYRVAVKSGTAQVAEDGGYGRKVVISYAGIAPADNPEYVVIATAGIPDSIYSGAIASTFRDIMAQTLTTYRVSPSGSSGPDLPLRW